Part of the Methylomonas rapida genome is shown below.
CGCGTTCGTCTATAACAACAATTTGGCCTATATGCTGGGTTTTCTGCTGGCCAGCGCTTTTTTTGTCGGCATTTTGCACAGTTTCAAAGCGCTAGCCGGCTTGGTGGTATGGGCGGGCAACAATCCAGCCGCGTTCGCAGGCACCGGGGCCGGGTTCAATTTTTATGTACAAAATCCTGCCAATCAAGCTCGAATGGCGGTGGATATTCGGTTGCAGCAACGCAAAACCATTGATTTCGAGCCTGGACAAACCCGCATGATAACCCTGTATGTCACGGCGGAACGGCGTGGCTGGTTGGCATGCCCAACCCTCACGGTATCCAGTCGCTATCCTTTGGGCTGGTTTCGGGCCTGGTCTCCCTTGCGATTCGCCAGTAACGTATTGATTTACCCGAGACCGGCACGGGAGCTCCTGCCGTTTCCGGAAACCGATGCAGGGCCGGGGGAACAAGGGCAAAGCCGGCGCGATGGCGACGAATTCCATGGGCTCAAAACCTATCGGACGGGAGATCCCGTGCGGCAAATTCATTGGAAAAGTTTTGCGAAAGGGCGTGGCTTGCATAGCAAGGAATACGCCGGCACTACCAGCGTCGAATTGTGGCTGGATTACGCCATGGCGCCGGGAACGGGTGTCGAGGAGCGTTTGAGTCATTTGTGCCGATGGGTAATTGAAGCCGAGCAGGCGGGTATGCGCTATGGTTTGATTTTGCCAGGACTCAGCGTTCAGCTCGATACGGGGGCCGCGCATTATCATCGCTGCCTGCAAAGTTTGGCGCTGTTCCAGGCGTGACGCAACGGGATGACAAGGCAGTCAGTTTTTACGTTAAGCTTCTTTGCTTTTTTGTGAGCCGAAAATCCTTTTTTATTAATGTGTTATGGGTTATCAATAGTTTTGTTTGGCAGGAAGTCCAACTGATTCGATCGGTATTATTTTACTAATTTAATTATGGGATATGGCTCAAAGTGAGCCATATCCCGTATTTTTGTGTTTCCCCCCTTTCATTCATCCCATGTCTTTGGCCGACTTTGTTCCATGGTTGCCAAGGCTTGCGGCGATTTGGCCCGGCTATTGCTTTTGCTGTTGCGCGGGGCAGAACAGCACTCTTCCGTTTGCACGGGTGGCCCAGGTACGCCGAGACCGTTACGGTGGCAGGAATGAACTCCATCATATGATTAGAACTTTGAACATTAGCTGGTTGTTTGTTCCGTAACCCAGCAATTGATCCAGGAGCACTGAATGAAAAAAAACTTCGGCGTTGCGAGTAAAAAGATTTTTAAACTGACTGCGACTTTTGCAGCGGTTTCCGCTTTGGCGCTCGCGCTTAATGCGCAATATGAACAGTTGATGGTTGGTTCGGGTGAGACAATCAACAGCGTGGGGCATGGTGATGTCGACACGCTGAAAGCGGCGCTGGATGTTTGGCGTGAAAATTATGAAGCCAAAGGTGGAAGTCCCGAGGTGTTGAAAATTTCCCTGGGCTACTCCAAGGTGTTGTCGCAAAGCTTCACTAAAGCCAGGGGACAATTGAAGTTCAATTTAAAAAACGGTGCGTTGGCTTTTCATGTCAGCGACCTGAATGATGGACAGTATGCGCTTTGGCTGGTGGACAACCGGAACGGTTCCGTGATGCCGGATGCCGAAGACAACATGGTCAAGATAGCCGATTTTGCCGTCGCCGATGGCAAGGGGCTAATAGAGTCTCAACTCGAGCGTGGTAAATTGTTGGACGTTACGATGGATGCGGTCGTCGTCACGGAATCGGGAAAAACCCCACTCGATGGTGTCGCGATAGCTGGTGCGCCTGACTTGATGCATAAACTTTATTATGCCGACAAGCCTTGGCTGACCACGGGCATGGGCGATTTCAATCGGCTTGCTTCGGAACTTGCGGCTCCTTTCGAATTCTTGCTGCCCAAAGCCGCGCAAGCCGATACCGTCTCGGACTTGACGCCCGTGCTGGGCGCCTTGGTGGCAAAGGGGCGGCAAATATTCCATAACGAAACCTTCGGCGGTAATGGTCGTACCTGTGGCACTTGTCACCGGGCCGATAACAACTTTACGTTGGACCCCAATTACATCATGACTCTGCCGCAATCCGACCCGTTATTCGTGGCGGAAAACAACCCCGAACTGGCCGAGCTGGAAAATCCTGTCTTGATGCGTAAACATGGCTTGATTTTGACCAATATCGATGGCCCGGATGTCGATATATTCCGCAGCGTGCCTCACACGCTATCGATGGCAACCACGATCAAAAGCGAAACTTTGGCAGGTGGTGGAGAATTTGAAGCCGATGAAGCCTTTGCGAATGCAACGGGTTGGAGTGGCGACGGCGCGCCGGGTTCCGGCTCGTTGCGCGAGTTCACGTTGGGTGCCGTGGCGCAGCATATGCCGAAAAGGATGAGCCGGATGGCCGGCGTGGATTTCCGCTTGCCTACCGAGGACGAGTTGGATGCGGTCGAAGCGTATACCTTGTCTTTGGGACGGAGTAAAGATTATCCGGTCTATCAGCTCAGTTTCAACGACCCTCTGATCGAGGCCGGCAAGGACTTGTTCGATACCAAGGTCAGTGTCTGTGCCGACGGTTCGGCGCAGAAAAAAAACGCGCCCTACTGTCCGGACGGCGCGCCAGTGGTGCAAGGAACCACGGCCAACTGCAACGGCTGTCATCAAAACGCCGGCGGTCGCAGTTCTTCCACGAATGCCAACCCCACGCGTAATACCGGCATAGAGCAAATGAAAATCCATCCTGCGCGCTTGTTAAAACCGGACATGGCTTATGACGGCGGCTTCGGCACCGAGCCCGCTGTTTGCGGACCGGATGGCGAGGTTTGTTATGGCGACGGCCGTTTCAATACGCCGCCTTTGATCGAGGCGGCCGATACCGCGCCGTTTTTCCACAACAATGCGGTCAGTACCCTGGAAGAAGCCATTGCAGCCTATAACAGCGACGCGTTTAATACGTCGCCAGGCTCTTTGTCCAAGGGGCTGGATCGTAAGGTGAAGCTGGATTCCACGCAAGTGGTGGCGGTCGCTTCCTTCCTGCGTGCGATCAATGCCTTGGAAAACATTCGTCTCTCCGATCAATTGGACAAGCAAGCGCAGCGGGTAGGCAACAATGCAACGGCGCGCGAATTGGCCAGACTCGCCGGGGAGGAAAGCAAGGATGCCATTCAGGTCCTGAAGGAAGGTGTGTTGGGTAACAACTGGAAAGCGGTGCAAAAACTGGAAAAAGCCGCGAATTATCAGCAATTGGCTCAATTGGCTCCAGCCAAAGTATTGCGCAACAGCTTGATAAATCGCGCTTTGGCCGAGAAGCAGGAAGCCCGTGCCTTGATCGCGAGCTGTGATCCGAATGCGCCGGTGCCTTCCACGGTGGTGGTGCCGCCCGCCGAGAACCTTTATACCTGCGCGGAAATCGGTTTGTAAACGAATCGCGTAGCGGATCGCGAAGGCTTCATATAGGTGCCTGAATGCCCGCTGACCACATGGTCAGCGGGCTTTTTTTTGCCTGGCAGCCGCATACGTTGGCGTTGTCAGTCAAGACAAAAGCCGGTAGTCTTGGATGCCAAGAAATTTTTATCAGGTTGAATCAGGAGATTGCAGATTAATGCATGACAGTACGCTTAATCAACGCAGTCTGTTTTTTCTGCTGAGTTCGATTGGCTTGATCACCTTGCCGCATGCGTGGCATCTTCCACCGCTTCTCTTTGGTTTTTTTGCCGCAGTACTGGTTTGGCGCGTCATTGGTATTTGGCGTAGTCGTTGGTTGCCCAATCGTTTGTTGCTGTTTTTGCTGACGTTGACCGGCTTGATGCTGATGCTGAGTCAGTACCGGAGTTTTTTGGGGCGCGACGCCGGTACCGCGTTGTTCGTTACGGCCCTGGGTTTGAAGTTGCTGGAAATTCACGGCAGGCGCGACGTGTATTTGGTGGTCTATCTGGCTTTTATCGTGGCCGCGACCCAGTTTTTATATGAACAAAGCATCTTGATGGCGGTTTATATTCTGCTGGTCTGCATGGTGTTGTTGGCAACCTTGATGACCCAGACCGCGCGGCAAGTACAAACCTGGGCGGCGCTTAAAACCGCGGCCACCGTGATTCTGCAAGCCTTGCCGATTGCGGTGGTGATTTTCGTGTTATTTCCGCGTGTGGAAGCACCGCGCTGGATGTGGCTGAAAGACGATACCAAGGCCTTGTCGGGCTTGACCGATACCCTGGAGCCTGGCTCCATCAGCGATTTGAGCTTATCGGACGAGTTGGTGTTCAGGGTGCGTTTCGACGGCGATGTGCCGCCGCCAAAATTACGTTACTGGCGGGGGCCCGTTTATTCGAGAACCGATGGCGTGCGCTGGTCCATCGCCGGCAAAGCCTCGCAAGCGGCTAAACCACCCGGTTTTTCCGGCGAGACGTATCGATACACATTGCTGATGGAGCCGCAAAAGGAAAATTGGGTGTTTGCGCTGGAGATGGCGGAAAGCTTTGATCCCAGTTTGCGCCGCAACGGTTTATATCAATTGTTGACCAATAAAAGGCCGGGCGAGCGGGCCGAATACAAAATCACTTCCCGCCCCATTTACGACACCGGCGAACTCAGTCCCGACGAATATCGGGAAAACCTGCAATTGCCAGCGGAAGCTTCAACCAGGCAGCTGGAATTGGTCGGAACGCTACGAGGCAGGGGGGGCGATCCAGAGCAATTCATTCAAAACTTGCTGAATCATTTTCGCCGGGAAAAATTTTATTACACGCTGACGCCGCCGCTGATGCCGGAAAACCCTATCGATACGTTTTTGTTCGAGACTCGTAGCGGATTTTGTAGTCATTACGCCACCGCCTTTGTCTATCTGCTGCGGATAGCCGGAATTCCTGCGCGGGTTGTGGGCGGGTATCAGGGCGGTGAAATCAATAAAGTCGGTGGTTTTCTGGAAGTCAGGCAAGCCGACGCCCATGCTTGGGCCGAAGTATGGCTTAGGAACCAGGGCTGGGTTCGCTTCGACCCTACGGCTGTCATCGCGCCAGAGCGGATCGAGCATGGCGTCAATGTGGACGTGCAGATCGCCAGCGGTGCCGTCAGTTTTAGCCCTGTGCTGCTGGATTCGGCGGCGATCAGTTGGTTGAAGCGTGGCCGGCAGTTTTGGCAGAGTATCGATTACAACTGGCAGCGCTGGGTGATCAATTACCATGGCGCCAGCCAAAATCAATTCCTCCAACGGCTCGGCATAGACAGTGTTGCCAGGTTGGCGCAATGGCTGGTCGGCAGCTTGTTAATGATCACGCTGCCGTTGTCTTGGTGGCTGTTAAGGCAAAAGAAGGGACGTAAAGCGCCGGCCGTTGCGTATTACGACAAGTTTTGCGCCAAGCTGGCCAAGGCCGGGGTGCAAATTCGCTTGGGCGAAGGTGCGCGCGATTTCGCCGAGCGGGCCAAACAGCGGTTCCCGCATCTGGCGATCCAAATCGAACAAATCACTGCTGTTTTCATTCGTTTACGCTACCAAGACGATGCCCAGGCCGACGATCTACAAACGCTCAAAAAACTGATCGCCGGCCTGCATGTTTAATAGAATCGCTTGAAATGCGTTTGCAAGCGACTTTTGGCATTCGAGGCTGTCGCAAAGCCCCTCTCCTGTGAGAGGATGGGGGTGAGGGGGGTGGGTGATGATAATGTAAACAACTGATTTATATGTCCTCATCCTAACCTTCTCCAGGCGGGAGAAGGAACAATTTTGACTTTTTAGCACCCCTCCATTCAATGGCTGGGGCAATCTTAATCGCCCTGAGCTCATCAATTCGACTTTGCCAGATATTTGGGAATTGGGTTTTGCTGAAATCGTTAATGCAGATCGGGAACTTCCTCGGTTTTTTGCTGGCTGGATTGCTGTTTGCTGAGTTGGGCTTTTTCTTGTTGCAGTTGTTTGTTGCCCTCGCCGAACATCACGGCGGCTATCATGAGCAAAATAGCGACGATAAACGCGATAGGCATGCGGCCGGGTTTTTCCATCCATAGCAAGATCCATTTGGGTTTGTACATGCCGACGCCCAACACGATCAACGCAAGAATGAAGATGTTGAAAGAATAATAGATCAAGGTATTCATGAATCCGGTCCTGTATCCTGCAAGTTTGAGAGGGATGCATTATTATTAGTCGGCAGGCAGTTTGCAATAAACAATATTTTTAAATCGATCATTGAGGAGGCGCTATGGGCGGCTTTGGCTTGTTTGTAACGGTGCTGTTTGTGTTTGCGATACTGATGGTGTTCATGAGTGTCAAGTCGGTGCCGCAAGGCATGGAATATACCGTCGAGCGTTTCGGGAAATACACCAACACCCTGACCCCGGGTCTGAATATCATCGTGCCGATCATCGACCGCATCGGCCGGAAATTGAACATGATGGAACAGGTGCTGGACGTGCCGTCGCAAGAGGTGATTACGAAGGACAATGCGATGGTCAAGGTCGATGGCGTGGTGTTTTATCAGGTGATGGATGCGGCCAAGGCGGCTTATGAAGTCAATTACCTGGACATGGCGACCATCAATCTGGTGATGACCAATATTCGTACCGTGATGGGCTCTATGGACCTGGACGAACTCTTGTCAAGGCGGGATGAAATCAATGCCAGGTTGCTGAGCGTGGTCGACGAAGCCACCTCGCCCTGGGGCATCAAAGTGACCCGCATCGAGATCAAGGACATTTCCCCACCCAAAGATTTGGTCGATTCGATGGCGCGGCAGATGAAAGCCGAGCGGGAAAAACGCGCGCAAATTCTGGAAGCCGAAGGCTTGCGGCAGGCGGAAATTCTGAAAGCCGAAGGCTCCAAACAAAGTGCGATCCTGGAAGCGGAAGGCCGCAAAGAGGCCGCTTTCCGCGAGGCGGAAGCCCGCGAACGGATGGCCGAAGCCGAAGCTAAAGCCACGCAGATGGTTTCCGAAGCGATAGCGAAGGGTGATGTACAGGCCATCAATTACTTTGTCGCGCAAAAATACATCGAATCCATCAAGGAAATTGCCACGGCCGATAACAGCAAACTGATCCTGATGCCGTTGGAGGCTTCCAGCGTAATCGGGGCCTTGGGCGGCATCGGTGAATTGGCCAAGGAAGCCTTGCATAAAAAGGCATGATGCATGAGTGAATTTGCAATCGAATTTTGGTACTGGTGGGTGCTGGCGGTCGGCTTTTTGGCCATCGAGTTGCTGGCGCCCGGTTTTTTCTTTTTGTGGCTGTCGGTATCGGCGTTTGTAGTCGGCTCGATATTGCTGATGATTCCGTCTGCCTCGCTTGAAGTGCAATTGCTGTTGTTTTCGATACTGGCCGTGACGTCGATCCTGGTTTGGCGCCGTTTCGTCAGCGCCAAGTCGCAAGAAAGCGACCATCCGTTGTTGAACCAGCGCGGCGCCCAATACATCGGTCGCACCTTCAATCTGGTGACGCCGATAGAAAATGGTCAAGGCCGGATCAAGGTCGATGACACCCTGTGGAAAGTCCAGGGCCAGGACTGCCCCCTGGGCAGCAAGGTCAAAGTGGTCGGGGTGAAGGGAACGATTTTTGACGTGGAATTGTGTGACTGATTATGCGGCTGTTACTGGTAGAAGACGATGCCATTCTGGGGGATGGCTTGAAGGCTGGCTTGACGCTGGAGGGTTATGCCGTGGATTGGCTGACCGATGGGGCTCAGGCCGATGAAGCCTTGAAGTTGAATCATTATGATTTGGTCGTACTGGATTTGAATCTGCCGCGCCTGGACGGCATGAGTGTGTTGAAAAATCTGCGCAAGCGCAAGGACAATACGCCGGTATTGGTATTGACGGCGCGCGACGGCGTGTCCGAGCGCGTGGCCGGCCTGGATGGCGGGGCGGACGATTTTGTCTGCAAGCCCTTCGATCTGACCGAGGTCTGCGCGCGTCTCAGGGCCTTGGCGCGCCGGCACGAAGGACAGGGTTCGCCGTTGCTGGAGCATAAGGGGGTGACCTTAGATCCTGCCGCGCATCAGGTGTTCTATCAAGGTGCGGCGGTGGATTTGTCGCAAAAGGAATACGAGATTTTGAATTATCTGATGACCCACATCGGGCACGTCACATCGCGTGCTCGTTTGGAAGAGGCTTTGTATGCCTGGGGTTCCGAAGTCGAGAGCAATGCGGTCGAGGTGCATATTCATCATTTGCGTAAAAAACTCGATCCTGGTTTGATCCGCACCATCCGTGGAGTGGGTTACATCATAGATCAAGCCTGAGCCTTGAAGCACAGGTTTCGACCGCGCTCGCTGAAAAGGCAGCTTTTGTTTTCGTTGCTGTCATCCCTGCTGCTGGTATGGGGGATGACGGTCTATGTCAGTTATCAGAAAACGCGTGAGGAAATCACGCAATTATTCAATGCCGATTTGGCGCAATCGGCCAGAGTGGTGCATGCCTTCGTCGAAAACCTGTTGCAGCAGCGCCGCTTGACCAAGCTATGGAATCAGGACAAATCCCCCGATTTGTTTCAGATGCCGATACTCGGGCAAAAATACGAACGCAAGATAGCTTTCCAACTGCGCTCGGTCAAAGAAGGCGTGGTATTGCGCTCGGAAAGCGCGCCGGAGTTTGCGTTGTCCTTGACCCGCAACGGTTATAGCGAGACTTTGCTGAATAAAGAGCTCTGGCATGTGTTCAGCATCAGCACCGAAAATGGCGAATATGTGATTCATGCCGGCCAGCGCGACGACATGCGCCGCGAATTGGTGACGGATCTGGCCAATCAACAAATCTTGCACATGTTGCTGGTTTTTCCGGTGTTGGGATTGGTGATCTGGTTCATCGTCAGCCGCACCTTGCGTCCGGTGAATCAGCTGAAGGAGCAATTGGCCGCGCGCGAGGTGGGCCATTTGCAGCCGTTGCCGTTGGAACGTTTGCCGGAAGAAGTGGTGCCGATGGTCGAACAGATCAACGCCTTGTTTGCCTTGCTGGAACAGGCTTTTACCAACGAACGCAATTTTACCTCGGATGCTTCGCATGAGCTCAAAACACCGCTGGCCGGTTTGATGACGCAGTTGCAAGTAGCGCAAAAAACCAGCGATGAGGCGATGCGCAGGCAGGCCCTGCAAAAATGCCAACAAGCCGTTTTGCGCATGACGCATATGGTGCAGCAGCTATTGACCTTGTCCAGAGTTCAATACCAAAATTTTCAGCTGAGCAAGCAGCGAATGGATATCAATCAAGTCTTGATTGACGCAATTGCCGATATCGAATTTTCCGCGCATGAAAAGCGGATCGACCTCGAACTAAACGGAAAAGACGGTATCGCGATTGAAGCCAACCCGCAATTATTGACGATATTGTTGCGGAATTTGCTGGATAACGCCGTCAAATATACCCCGCGAGGGGGCAAGGTCAGCGTTGGCTTCTGGCGCGAGCGGCAAGACGTCTGTGTCGCTGTCGAGGACAGTGGGCCCGGTGTCGCCGATGAGGATTATGCACGCATCGGCCAACGGTTTTACCGCTGTGTCGAAACCGCTCAAACCGCCGAGGGCAGTGGTTTGGGGTTATCGATTGTGCAGCGCATCATGAACCTGCATGAGGCGGATATTGTTTTTTCAAAGTCCGAGCTCGGTGGATTGAAAGCCCAGTTACGTTTTCACGCGCCACAACCGGCATGAGACGAAGCGTATGTGTAAAGCAATAACCATTTCAGTGCTGCTTTTCCTGGGGGCGATGGTGCATTCGATTCCGGTTGCCGCGCATGCGATTCTGGTTAACTCGCAACCCGGCAAAGGCGAAGAACTGACCGAATCGCCCAAGCAAATCGATCTATGGTTCAACGAGCCGGTGAGAAGCGAATACAAGGCCGTGGCGGTGATCGATGGCAGCGGAAGGCGGGTCGATAATCGCGATGTCGAGCAAAATCCAGCCGATGGTTCTCATGTCCACGTCACGGTGCCCAAGCTTGAACCGGGTAATTACATGGTGCGTTATCGAGTGGTTTCCCAGGATGCTCAAATTTTTACCGGGAAATTCGAGTTCATCCTGAAAGCGCCTTGATCGATGAGAGTAGTGGAAAGTCAATGCTGCATAGGGGAAGGTTCAGGGTGAAGCATATTCGGGCAAAGTTCTTTTACTGGTTATTGTTATGCCTGCTGTTGCGGTCGAATGCGGTGTTCGCGCATCAGCCGGGTCTTGGTTCGCTCGACGTTACCTTCGCAAGCGGGTTAATGCTGGTTCAAGCGACCTTTGCCTTGCAGGACGTTGAGGCCCTCGTGCCGATGGATAGCGATCTCGATGCCGAAGTCAGCGAAGTCGAGCGGGAATCGGCCAAACCCGCCATCGCCGACTGGTTGTCCAAACAATTGCTCATCAATGTGGATGGCCAGAATCGGGTTCCGGCGACGGCCGGAAGCGTGACTTACGACGAGCGCAATAACGTTCATGTC
Proteins encoded:
- a CDS encoding DUF58 domain-containing protein, producing the protein MNETSLPLKQRFKLSRFFQGEEPVAEPVILNQRRIFILPTRQGLLFAALIVLLLLIAFVYNNNLAYMLGFLLASAFFVGILHSFKALAGLVVWAGNNPAAFAGTGAGFNFYVQNPANQARMAVDIRLQQRKTIDFEPGQTRMITLYVTAERRGWLACPTLTVSSRYPLGWFRAWSPLRFASNVLIYPRPARELLPFPETDAGPGEQGQSRRDGDEFHGLKTYRTGDPVRQIHWKSFAKGRGLHSKEYAGTTSVELWLDYAMAPGTGVEERLSHLCRWVIEAEQAGMRYGLILPGLSVQLDTGAAHYHRCLQSLALFQA
- a CDS encoding transglutaminase TgpA family protein — encoded protein: MHDSTLNQRSLFFLLSSIGLITLPHAWHLPPLLFGFFAAVLVWRVIGIWRSRWLPNRLLLFLLTLTGLMLMLSQYRSFLGRDAGTALFVTALGLKLLEIHGRRDVYLVVYLAFIVAATQFLYEQSILMAVYILLVCMVLLATLMTQTARQVQTWAALKTAATVILQALPIAVVIFVLFPRVEAPRWMWLKDDTKALSGLTDTLEPGSISDLSLSDELVFRVRFDGDVPPPKLRYWRGPVYSRTDGVRWSIAGKASQAAKPPGFSGETYRYTLLMEPQKENWVFALEMAESFDPSLRRNGLYQLLTNKRPGERAEYKITSRPIYDTGELSPDEYRENLQLPAEASTRQLELVGTLRGRGGDPEQFIQNLLNHFRREKFYYTLTPPLMPENPIDTFLFETRSGFCSHYATAFVYLLRIAGIPARVVGGYQGGEINKVGGFLEVRQADAHAWAEVWLRNQGWVRFDPTAVIAPERIEHGVNVDVQIASGAVSFSPVLLDSAAISWLKRGRQFWQSIDYNWQRWVINYHGASQNQFLQRLGIDSVARLAQWLVGSLLMITLPLSWWLLRQKKGRKAPAVAYYDKFCAKLAKAGVQIRLGEGARDFAERAKQRFPHLAIQIEQITAVFIRLRYQDDAQADDLQTLKKLIAGLHV
- a CDS encoding SPFH domain-containing protein → MGGFGLFVTVLFVFAILMVFMSVKSVPQGMEYTVERFGKYTNTLTPGLNIIVPIIDRIGRKLNMMEQVLDVPSQEVITKDNAMVKVDGVVFYQVMDAAKAAYEVNYLDMATINLVMTNIRTVMGSMDLDELLSRRDEINARLLSVVDEATSPWGIKVTRIEIKDISPPKDLVDSMARQMKAEREKRAQILEAEGLRQAEILKAEGSKQSAILEAEGRKEAAFREAEARERMAEAEAKATQMVSEAIAKGDVQAINYFVAQKYIESIKEIATADNSKLILMPLEASSVIGALGGIGELAKEALHKKA
- a CDS encoding NfeD family protein, whose translation is MSEFAIEFWYWWVLAVGFLAIELLAPGFFFLWLSVSAFVVGSILLMIPSASLEVQLLLFSILAVTSILVWRRFVSAKSQESDHPLLNQRGAQYIGRTFNLVTPIENGQGRIKVDDTLWKVQGQDCPLGSKVKVVGVKGTIFDVELCD
- a CDS encoding response regulator yields the protein MRLLLVEDDAILGDGLKAGLTLEGYAVDWLTDGAQADEALKLNHYDLVVLDLNLPRLDGMSVLKNLRKRKDNTPVLVLTARDGVSERVAGLDGGADDFVCKPFDLTEVCARLRALARRHEGQGSPLLEHKGVTLDPAAHQVFYQGAAVDLSQKEYEILNYLMTHIGHVTSRARLEEALYAWGSEVESNAVEVHIHHLRKKLDPGLIRTIRGVGYIIDQA
- a CDS encoding ATP-binding protein — protein: MKHRFRPRSLKRQLLFSLLSSLLLVWGMTVYVSYQKTREEITQLFNADLAQSARVVHAFVENLLQQRRLTKLWNQDKSPDLFQMPILGQKYERKIAFQLRSVKEGVVLRSESAPEFALSLTRNGYSETLLNKELWHVFSISTENGEYVIHAGQRDDMRRELVTDLANQQILHMLLVFPVLGLVIWFIVSRTLRPVNQLKEQLAAREVGHLQPLPLERLPEEVVPMVEQINALFALLEQAFTNERNFTSDASHELKTPLAGLMTQLQVAQKTSDEAMRRQALQKCQQAVLRMTHMVQQLLTLSRVQYQNFQLSKQRMDINQVLIDAIADIEFSAHEKRIDLELNGKDGIAIEANPQLLTILLRNLLDNAVKYTPRGGKVSVGFWRERQDVCVAVEDSGPGVADEDYARIGQRFYRCVETAQTAEGSGLGLSIVQRIMNLHEADIVFSKSELGGLKAQLRFHAPQPA
- a CDS encoding copper resistance CopC family protein, with translation MCKAITISVLLFLGAMVHSIPVAAHAILVNSQPGKGEELTESPKQIDLWFNEPVRSEYKAVAVIDGSGRRVDNRDVEQNPADGSHVHVTVPKLEPGNYMVRYRVVSQDAQIFTGKFEFILKAP